One window of the Rufibacter radiotolerans genome contains the following:
- a CDS encoding 2,3,4,5-tetrahydropyridine-2,6-dicarboxylate N-succinyltransferase yields MNELQSTIERAWEDRSLLSQTATQDAIRQVVQLLDLGQIRVAEPTGGEKWKVNEWVKKAVLMYFPIQQMETIEFGPFEFHDKIPLKTGFAALGVRVVPHALARYGSFIAKGAILMPSYTNIGAYVDEGTMVDTWATVGSCAQVGKNVHLSGGVGLGGVLEPVQAAPVIVEDGAFIGSRSILVEGCHIGKEAVIGANVCITGSSKIIDVTGPEPVEYKGYVPTRSVVIPGSYTKKFPAGDFQVPCALIIGKRKESTDLKTSLNDALRENAVAV; encoded by the coding sequence ATGAACGAACTACAATCAACCATAGAACGCGCCTGGGAAGACCGGTCGTTGCTAAGCCAAACGGCTACGCAGGATGCCATCAGACAGGTGGTTCAACTTTTAGACCTGGGACAAATTAGGGTAGCGGAGCCTACCGGCGGTGAGAAATGGAAAGTGAACGAGTGGGTGAAGAAAGCGGTGCTTATGTACTTCCCTATTCAGCAGATGGAGACCATTGAGTTTGGTCCTTTTGAGTTCCATGACAAGATTCCGTTGAAGACTGGTTTTGCGGCGCTGGGCGTACGCGTAGTGCCTCATGCCTTGGCCCGTTACGGATCTTTCATCGCCAAGGGTGCTATCTTAATGCCTTCTTATACCAACATTGGCGCTTACGTAGACGAGGGGACCATGGTAGACACCTGGGCCACCGTAGGGTCTTGCGCGCAGGTGGGCAAAAACGTACACCTGAGCGGTGGCGTGGGCCTTGGTGGTGTGCTGGAACCGGTACAGGCGGCCCCCGTGATTGTGGAAGACGGTGCCTTTATTGGCTCGCGCAGTATTCTGGTAGAGGGTTGCCACATTGGCAAAGAGGCCGTGATTGGCGCCAACGTGTGCATTACCGGTTCTTCTAAAATCATTGACGTGACCGGACCAGAGCCCGTGGAATACAAAGGCTACGTACCGACGCGTTCCGTGGTGATCCCTGGTTCGTACACCAAGAAATTTCCGGCCGGCGATTTCCAGGTGCCTTGCGCCCTGATCATTGGTAAACGCAAAGAATCAACTGATCTAAAAACCTCTCTGAACGATGCCCTGCGCGAAAACGCGGTAGCCGTATAA
- a CDS encoding thymidylate synthase: protein MQAYLDLMRHIMDNGVKKEDRTGTGTLSVFGYQMRFNLKEGFPLVTTKKVHLKSIIYELLWFLRGETNVKWLQERGVTIWNEWADENGDLGPVYGSQWRSWPTPDGGHIDQIAQVIDQIKRNPDSRRLIVSAWNVAEVNNMRLPPCHAFFQFYVANGKLSCQLYQRSADVFLGVPFNIASYALLTMMVAQVCDLEPGEFIWTGGDTHLYTNHLEQTNIQLSRQPRPLPKMKLNPAVKDIFGFSFEDFTLEEYEPWPGIKAPVAV, encoded by the coding sequence ATGCAAGCTTACCTGGACCTCATGCGCCACATTATGGACAATGGCGTGAAGAAAGAAGACCGTACCGGCACCGGTACCTTAAGTGTGTTTGGCTACCAGATGCGGTTCAATTTGAAGGAAGGCTTCCCGTTGGTGACCACCAAGAAAGTGCATTTGAAGTCTATCATCTATGAACTGCTGTGGTTCCTGCGCGGCGAGACCAATGTTAAGTGGCTGCAGGAGCGGGGCGTGACCATTTGGAACGAGTGGGCCGATGAAAACGGCGATCTAGGTCCGGTGTACGGCTCGCAGTGGCGGTCCTGGCCTACGCCCGATGGCGGCCACATAGACCAGATTGCGCAGGTCATTGACCAGATCAAACGCAACCCAGATTCGCGGCGATTGATTGTGAGCGCCTGGAACGTGGCCGAGGTCAATAACATGAGGTTGCCGCCCTGCCATGCCTTCTTCCAGTTCTATGTCGCCAATGGTAAACTTAGTTGCCAGCTCTACCAGCGCAGTGCGGATGTCTTTTTAGGCGTGCCTTTCAACATTGCCTCCTATGCCTTGCTCACCATGATGGTGGCCCAGGTATGCGACCTGGAACCCGGTGAATTCATCTGGACCGGCGGCGACACGCACCTCTACACTAACCATCTGGAGCAAACCAACATCCAGCTTTCCCGCCAGCCCCGTCCATTGCCTAAAATGAAACTGAACCCCGCCGTGAAAGATATCTTCGGGTTTAGTTTTGAGGATTTCACGCTGGAGGAATATGAGCCGTGGCCGGGGATTAAGGCGCCTGTGGCGGTGTAG
- a CDS encoding DUF885 domain-containing protein yields MKKLALSALLVCSLWACQKKTDSTMATNASENKSLNTLFEQYWEQNSKLFPLEATAQGDNRYNHLLPNDNTQAFRDSLKQVYSQYLTKLHEFDRAELNANDQTSYDIFEYEMNTRLEGLKQKTWMIPFQQFWGLPLTMGQLGAGTGNQPFKTTKDYENWLGRVKGFTLWGDSAMANFRKGMAAGVVLPKPLVEKMIPQMESMVVSDASKSLFYGPVKNFPDAVPAADRDRLRKAYQEAILKDLVPTYQKLANFLKNEYLPKARTTTGIQDIPGGKDLYAYYVKFWTTTDKTPEEIYQTGQQEVKRIREEMMRVKEQVGFKGTLDEFFNYLRTDKKFMPYKTPEDVLGAFRAIQSKIEPNLQKMFGRTPKTPFEIRQTEAFRAASASAEYNQGSPDGSRPGIFYVPILDATKFNTTSGMESLFLHEAIPGHHYQISLQQENEKLPKFRRFSWYGAYGEGWALYTESLGKELGLYTDPYQYMGALGDEIHRAIRLVVDVGMHTKGMTREEAIKYMMDNEAITEEGAVAEIERYMAIPGQALSYKVGQLKIRELRQKYEKELGDQFKLASFHDEFLLDGCMPLSIVEKKMDSWAASQKK; encoded by the coding sequence ATGAAAAAACTTGCGCTTTCGGCGCTGCTGGTCTGTAGCCTTTGGGCCTGCCAGAAAAAAACCGATTCTACCATGGCCACCAATGCCTCTGAAAACAAATCGCTGAATACGCTTTTTGAGCAGTACTGGGAACAGAATTCCAAGCTGTTTCCGCTGGAAGCCACAGCCCAGGGCGACAACCGCTACAACCACCTGTTGCCCAATGACAACACCCAGGCCTTTAGAGACAGCCTCAAGCAGGTGTATAGTCAGTATCTGACCAAGCTGCATGAATTTGACCGCGCCGAGCTGAACGCTAACGACCAGACCAGCTATGACATCTTTGAATATGAGATGAACACCCGCCTGGAAGGCCTCAAGCAGAAGACCTGGATGATCCCGTTCCAGCAGTTCTGGGGCTTGCCGCTCACCATGGGCCAATTAGGTGCCGGTACCGGTAACCAGCCGTTCAAAACCACCAAAGACTATGAAAACTGGCTGGGCCGCGTGAAAGGCTTCACCCTATGGGGAGACAGCGCCATGGCCAACTTCCGGAAAGGAATGGCCGCTGGAGTGGTGCTACCCAAACCGCTGGTAGAGAAAATGATTCCGCAGATGGAAAGCATGGTGGTCTCAGATGCCTCCAAAAGCCTGTTCTACGGACCCGTTAAAAACTTCCCGGATGCCGTTCCTGCTGCAGACCGCGACCGCCTGAGGAAGGCTTATCAGGAAGCTATCCTCAAAGACCTGGTGCCCACCTACCAGAAGCTGGCCAATTTCCTGAAGAACGAGTACCTGCCCAAAGCCCGCACCACCACCGGTATCCAGGACATTCCCGGCGGAAAAGACCTCTACGCCTACTATGTAAAATTCTGGACCACCACGGATAAAACTCCGGAGGAAATCTACCAGACCGGGCAGCAGGAAGTAAAGCGCATACGCGAGGAAATGATGCGCGTGAAAGAACAGGTGGGCTTCAAAGGCACCCTGGACGAATTCTTCAATTACCTGCGCACCGACAAGAAATTCATGCCTTACAAAACTCCCGAGGACGTGTTGGGTGCGTTCAGGGCTATCCAAAGCAAGATTGAGCCTAACCTGCAGAAGATGTTCGGGCGCACGCCTAAAACGCCGTTTGAGATCAGACAGACCGAGGCTTTCCGGGCCGCATCGGCCTCTGCCGAGTACAACCAGGGTTCTCCGGACGGCTCGCGGCCAGGCATTTTCTACGTGCCTATCTTAGACGCCACCAAATTCAACACCACCTCGGGCATGGAGTCTCTGTTTTTGCACGAAGCCATTCCGGGTCACCATTACCAGATCTCTTTGCAGCAGGAAAACGAAAAGCTGCCTAAGTTCCGCCGGTTCAGCTGGTACGGTGCCTACGGCGAAGGCTGGGCCCTGTACACCGAAAGTCTGGGCAAAGAGCTAGGCCTGTACACCGATCCGTACCAATACATGGGCGCGCTGGGTGATGAGATCCATAGGGCCATCAGGCTGGTGGTAGACGTGGGCATGCACACCAAAGGCATGACCCGCGAGGAAGCCATCAAGTACATGATGGACAACGAAGCCATCACCGAAGAAGGAGCCGTGGCTGAGATTGAGCGGTACATGGCCATCCCGGGTCAGGCGCTCTCCTATAAAGTAGGGCAACTGAAAATACGCGAGCTTCGCCAGAAGTATGAGAAAGAGCTGGGCGACCAATTCAAGCTGGCTTCTTTCCATGATGAGTTCCTGCTGGACGGCTGCATGCCGCTTAGCATTGTAGAGAAGAAAATGGATAGCTGGGCCGCAAGTCAGAAAAAGTAA
- a CDS encoding nicotinate phosphoribosyltransferase, producing the protein MNITQRYQFSLALLTDMYQLTMAQGYWKKGLAEQEAVFHMYFRNNPFKGGYSVCAGLEDAVDLLANFHFSNNDLSYLGSLKGSQGQNLFEESFLAYLKDLKFTCEVDAIPEGTVVFPNQPLLRIKGPILQCQLLETPLLTILNFQTLVATKAARIVDAAQGDQVIEFGMRRAQGPDGGLSAARAAFIGGVGATSNLLAGQLFQMPVKGTHAHSWVMSYKSEEEAFSAYADVFPHDSVFLVDTYNTLEGIKKAIAVGRKMREQGAELKGIRLDSGDLAYLSIEGRKLLDEAGFPNVSIVASNDLDEHLIQSLKIQGARIDTWGIGTKLVTAFDQPALGGVYKLAALRAPGGEWEYKLKLSEQLVKISTPGILQVRRFYKNNTMVGDMIYSETMVPADSPTMVHPNDPTQQKNFPQDCDHEDLLVPIFRAGKCVYSSPALPEIQERTKKQLHLLHETNRRLLNPHTYKVGLEEQLHAKKMALILQLRQGEKQGQE; encoded by the coding sequence ATGAACATAACCCAACGCTACCAATTTTCACTGGCCCTGCTCACCGATATGTACCAACTCACCATGGCCCAGGGCTACTGGAAAAAGGGTCTGGCGGAGCAGGAAGCGGTTTTTCATATGTACTTCCGGAACAATCCGTTCAAAGGGGGATATTCTGTGTGTGCCGGCCTGGAAGATGCTGTTGATTTATTAGCCAATTTTCATTTTTCTAATAATGATTTAAGTTATTTAGGCAGCTTAAAAGGAAGTCAGGGACAAAACCTCTTTGAAGAATCCTTCCTGGCCTACTTGAAAGACCTAAAATTCACCTGTGAGGTAGACGCCATTCCCGAGGGGACTGTGGTGTTCCCTAACCAACCGCTCCTGCGCATTAAGGGCCCTATTCTGCAATGCCAACTGTTAGAGACGCCCCTGCTTACCATCCTTAATTTCCAGACGCTGGTGGCTACCAAGGCCGCGCGTATTGTAGATGCCGCCCAGGGCGACCAGGTCATTGAGTTTGGCATGCGCCGGGCCCAGGGGCCAGACGGCGGACTATCAGCGGCCCGGGCGGCCTTTATTGGTGGGGTGGGCGCCACGTCTAACCTGCTGGCCGGCCAGCTTTTCCAGATGCCCGTGAAAGGGACCCACGCCCATAGTTGGGTCATGTCTTATAAAAGTGAAGAAGAGGCTTTCTCGGCGTACGCCGATGTTTTCCCCCATGACTCAGTGTTTCTGGTAGATACCTACAATACCCTGGAAGGGATCAAGAAAGCCATTGCGGTAGGCCGGAAGATGCGCGAGCAAGGGGCCGAATTGAAGGGAATCAGGCTAGACTCCGGGGACTTGGCCTACCTGAGTATTGAAGGCAGAAAACTGCTGGACGAGGCAGGTTTTCCCAACGTCTCCATTGTAGCCAGCAACGACCTGGACGAACACCTGATCCAGAGTTTGAAGATACAGGGCGCCCGCATAGATACCTGGGGCATTGGCACCAAATTGGTCACCGCCTTTGACCAACCCGCTCTGGGCGGCGTCTATAAGCTGGCGGCGCTCAGAGCACCCGGCGGCGAATGGGAGTATAAGCTGAAGCTCTCTGAGCAACTGGTGAAGATCTCTACCCCCGGTATTCTGCAGGTGCGGCGCTTTTACAAGAACAACACCATGGTAGGGGACATGATCTATTCGGAGACTATGGTCCCGGCTGATTCCCCCACCATGGTACACCCCAACGACCCTACCCAGCAAAAGAACTTCCCCCAGGATTGCGACCATGAAGATCTGCTGGTGCCTATTTTCAGGGCCGGCAAATGCGTGTATTCCTCCCCTGCCTTACCAGAGATTCAGGAGCGCACAAAAAAACAACTGCACCTGCTCCATGAAACCAACCGCCGCCTGCTTAATCCGCACACCTACAAGGTTGGTCTGGAAGAGCAGTTGCACGCAAAGAAAATGGCTTTGATTTTACAACTGCGCCAAGGCGAAAAGCAAGGCCAGGAATAG
- the pncA gene encoding bifunctional nicotinamidase/pyrazinamidase — protein MKALILIDIQNDFIPGGALAVPGGETIIPLVNQLQGQFDLVVATQDWHPAHHKSFASQHPGKNVFETVDLHGMDQVLWPDHCVQGTEGADFSPLLEMNRVEAIFRKGTDPEIDSYSGFFDNGYRKSTAMGVYLRGKGVKEVYLVGLAADYCVYFTALDALKEGFATHFIEEATRPISPEGFEKAKADLASKGGNILPVNTLL, from the coding sequence ATGAAAGCACTCATTTTAATAGATATCCAGAACGATTTTATTCCCGGGGGCGCCCTTGCCGTACCCGGCGGAGAAACAATTATCCCCCTGGTAAACCAGTTGCAGGGGCAGTTTGACCTGGTGGTGGCTACCCAGGACTGGCACCCCGCCCACCATAAAAGCTTCGCGTCACAACACCCCGGCAAAAACGTTTTTGAGACCGTTGATCTGCACGGGATGGACCAGGTGCTCTGGCCCGACCATTGCGTGCAGGGAACCGAAGGCGCTGACTTTTCACCCCTGTTGGAAATGAATAGGGTAGAGGCCATCTTCCGGAAAGGCACCGACCCGGAGATTGATTCCTACAGCGGCTTTTTTGACAACGGCTACCGCAAGTCTACGGCCATGGGCGTGTACCTGCGCGGCAAAGGCGTGAAGGAAGTGTACTTGGTCGGCCTGGCCGCCGATTACTGCGTCTATTTCACGGCCCTGGATGCATTGAAAGAAGGCTTTGCCACGCACTTTATAGAAGAGGCGACCAGACCCATTTCTCCCGAAGGATTTGAGAAAGCCAAAGCAGACCTGGCCAGCAAAGGCGGGAATATCCTTCCGGTCAATACGTTGCTTTAA
- a CDS encoding peptidoglycan recognition protein family protein, producing MPVVTRAQWGSAAPVLEMKPHVPRLITIHHTATAQNPQRTLEQKLKALQKFSMERSPLSDGRMKEPWADIPYHFYISVDGRIGEGRELKYVGDSNTPYDPSGHALIVLEGNFNKDQVSPAQYQSLLLLTRAIAKKWNIPADRISGHKDNASTACPGDALYALLPQLRTEVAGK from the coding sequence GTGCCTGTTGTCACACGGGCCCAGTGGGGTTCGGCTGCACCGGTGCTGGAGATGAAACCCCACGTGCCGCGCCTAATCACCATTCACCACACCGCCACCGCCCAGAACCCGCAGCGCACCCTGGAGCAGAAGCTCAAAGCCCTGCAGAAGTTCTCCATGGAGCGCAGCCCTTTGTCAGATGGCCGCATGAAAGAACCCTGGGCCGATATCCCGTACCACTTCTACATTTCCGTGGATGGCCGTATTGGCGAGGGCCGGGAATTGAAGTATGTAGGTGATTCCAACACACCCTATGACCCCAGCGGCCATGCGCTTATTGTGCTGGAGGGCAACTTCAACAAAGACCAGGTTTCGCCGGCCCAATACCAGAGCCTGCTGTTGCTTACCAGGGCCATCGCCAAAAAGTGGAACATCCCCGCAGACCGTATCTCGGGCCACAAAGACAATGCCTCCACCGCCTGCCCCGGCGATGCCCTGTATGCGCTTTTGCCGCAACTAAGAACCGAAGTAGCAGGTAAATAG
- a CDS encoding glutamate-5-semialdehyde dehydrogenase — protein sequence MEYQILFANTKTASRSLGQLPPDKVNRILRSVASELLSQASFLLAENQKDLARMDPANPSYDRLQLTPDRLKGIAQDLENVASLTSPLGEVLLDKTQANGLKISKVRVPLGVVGVIYEARPNVTFDVFALCFKTGNACLLKGGSDAEFSNLAIVSLLHQVLELHGVPSEVVQLLPVDRTATEALLQAVDYVDVLIPRGSQSLIHYVRENARVLVIETGAGIVHTYFDETADLVKGQAIIQNAKTRRVSVCNALDCLILHHSRLPHLPVLVSPLAQAQVELFADAPAFEALQGFYPPELLQPATEEHFGTEFLSLKLALKTVENLPEALAHIAQYSSRHSEAILSEDPDHIETFLNTVDAAAVFANASTAFTDGAQFGLGAEIGISTQKLHARGPMGLEELTSYKWVVRGEGQVRA from the coding sequence ATGGAGTACCAAATCCTTTTTGCCAACACCAAAACCGCCAGCCGCTCTTTGGGCCAACTACCCCCAGACAAGGTCAACCGCATTTTACGGTCCGTGGCCAGTGAGCTTCTGTCCCAGGCTTCTTTTCTTTTAGCTGAAAACCAGAAAGACCTGGCTCGCATGGACCCGGCAAACCCCAGTTATGACCGCCTCCAACTCACGCCCGACCGCCTGAAAGGAATTGCGCAAGACCTGGAAAACGTGGCCAGCCTTACCTCACCGCTGGGCGAAGTGTTGCTGGACAAGACGCAGGCCAATGGCTTGAAGATCTCTAAGGTACGGGTGCCCCTGGGTGTGGTAGGCGTTATCTATGAGGCCCGGCCCAATGTTACCTTTGATGTGTTTGCCCTGTGCTTTAAAACCGGAAACGCTTGCCTGCTGAAGGGCGGGAGCGATGCCGAGTTCTCTAACCTGGCCATTGTTTCCCTGCTGCACCAGGTCCTGGAGCTGCACGGCGTCCCCTCAGAAGTTGTCCAGCTGTTACCCGTAGACCGCACCGCCACCGAGGCTCTGCTACAGGCCGTGGACTACGTAGACGTTTTGATCCCGAGGGGCAGTCAGTCGCTGATCCATTATGTGCGCGAGAACGCGCGGGTGCTGGTCATTGAAACCGGGGCGGGCATTGTGCACACGTACTTTGACGAGACCGCTGATCTGGTGAAGGGCCAGGCTATTATCCAGAACGCCAAGACCCGCCGGGTCAGTGTCTGCAATGCCTTGGACTGCCTCATCCTGCACCATTCCCGCCTGCCCCATTTGCCGGTGCTGGTTTCTCCGCTGGCCCAGGCCCAGGTAGAGCTGTTCGCCGATGCGCCCGCCTTTGAAGCCTTGCAGGGCTTCTACCCACCAGAACTGCTGCAGCCTGCCACCGAAGAACATTTCGGGACGGAATTTCTTTCTTTGAAGCTGGCCCTGAAAACCGTGGAAAACTTGCCGGAGGCCCTGGCCCATATTGCCCAATACAGTTCCCGCCATAGCGAAGCCATTCTCAGCGAAGACCCCGACCACATAGAAACGTTCCTAAATACTGTAGACGCCGCGGCCGTGTTTGCCAATGCCTCCACCGCTTTCACAGATGGGGCCCAGTTCGGGCTTGGTGCCGAGATTGGCATCAGTACCCAAAAACTGCACGCCCGCGGCCCAATGGGCCTGGAAGAACTGACCAGTTACAAGTGGGTGGTACGCGGAGAAGGGCAGGTGCGAGCGTAA
- the proB gene encoding glutamate 5-kinase — MSLSYNRIIVKIGSNVLAQENGMPDVARMRQLVDQVATLKKQGKEVIVVSSGAVASGRSLISIPEKTDAVSSRQLLAAIGQVKLINTYAELFQQHALLCAQVLVTKGDFRDRGHYLNMQNCFRVLLQNNVIPIVNENDVISVTELMFTDNDELAGLIASMLDADALIILSNVNGIYNGDPKNPKSVIIPEIDATFSGFSSFVSAQRSHFGRGGMITKCHMAQKVAQLGIVVHIANGKTPNVLLKLVDEKVVNTRFNPTKATSGKKKWVAHSGMYAKGVVQVNNGAKAALVATSKAISLLPVGVIHISGDFKKGDIVKLVDEQEKPFGVGIAQYGADKAQERLGQKNQKPLVHYDYLFLNPDLN, encoded by the coding sequence ATGTCGCTTAGCTATAATAGAATCATTGTAAAGATTGGCTCCAATGTGCTGGCCCAGGAAAACGGCATGCCAGACGTGGCCCGCATGCGCCAATTAGTGGACCAGGTGGCTACCCTTAAAAAGCAGGGCAAAGAAGTGATCGTGGTATCCTCGGGGGCCGTAGCCTCGGGCCGAAGCCTGATTTCCATACCTGAGAAAACCGATGCCGTGAGTAGCCGGCAATTGCTGGCCGCCATTGGGCAGGTGAAACTGATCAATACCTACGCCGAATTATTCCAGCAACACGCCTTGCTCTGCGCGCAGGTACTGGTGACCAAAGGAGACTTCCGGGACCGTGGCCATTACCTTAACATGCAGAACTGCTTCAGGGTGCTGCTGCAGAACAATGTTATTCCGATTGTGAACGAGAATGATGTCATCTCCGTGACCGAGCTTATGTTCACGGACAATGACGAACTGGCCGGCCTCATTGCCTCCATGCTGGACGCCGATGCCCTTATCATTCTCAGCAACGTGAACGGCATCTACAACGGCGACCCCAAAAATCCCAAATCAGTGATCATCCCGGAGATTGACGCCACCTTCTCGGGCTTCAGTTCCTTTGTCTCGGCCCAGCGGTCACATTTTGGGCGGGGCGGCATGATCACTAAATGCCATATGGCCCAGAAAGTGGCGCAACTGGGTATAGTGGTGCACATCGCCAACGGAAAAACCCCCAACGTGCTCCTCAAACTGGTGGATGAGAAAGTCGTCAATACCCGCTTTAACCCCACCAAAGCCACCTCCGGCAAAAAGAAATGGGTGGCGCATTCGGGTATGTATGCCAAAGGCGTGGTGCAGGTAAACAACGGGGCCAAGGCCGCGCTGGTCGCTACGTCCAAAGCCATCAGCTTGCTGCCGGTAGGCGTCATCCATATCTCCGGCGACTTCAAGAAAGGCGACATTGTAAAATTGGTGGATGAGCAGGAAAAGCCCTTTGGGGTGGGTATTGCCCAGTATGGGGCAGACAAGGCGCAGGAACGCCTGGGCCAGAAAAACCAGAAACCGCTGGTGCACTATGACTACCTGTTCCTCAACCCAGACCTAAACTAA
- a CDS encoding MFS transporter produces MKRILPTIVLAQFACTSLWFAGNAVLPGLISQFHLEASALSHLTSAVQLGFILGTLVFAIFTISDRFSPSKVFLVCALLGAGFNVSLLWANGFPTLLLSRFLTGLCLAGIYPVGMKIAADYHQKGLGKALGFLVGALVLGTAFPHLLKALTQGLEWRFVIVATSVLAVLGGVGLFALVPDGPFRTRSQQPDFKAFFQIFRQPDFRSAAFGYFGHMWELYTFWAFVPVILTLYGNAHPQETLNNPLLSFLIIGIGAVACVIGGYLSGRIGSAKTAFGALAVSLGCCLLSPWVGQLPFALFLGVLLVWGFSVVMDSPQFSTLVAQNAPAQAKGTALTIVNSLGFALTIISIQVLRSLQAILEPRYWFLFLAIGPLVGLLAMHRLLKPKA; encoded by the coding sequence ATAAAACGCATTCTCCCCACCATCGTACTGGCCCAATTTGCCTGCACCTCTCTTTGGTTTGCAGGCAATGCGGTGCTGCCTGGCTTAATCTCCCAATTTCACCTGGAAGCCAGTGCCCTCAGCCACCTTACCTCAGCGGTTCAGTTGGGCTTTATCCTGGGCACGCTGGTGTTTGCCATCTTCACCATTTCAGACCGTTTCTCGCCTTCCAAGGTTTTTCTAGTGTGCGCCTTGCTGGGGGCGGGGTTTAACGTGAGCCTTTTGTGGGCCAATGGCTTTCCTACGCTGTTGCTGTCACGGTTTCTCACAGGCTTATGTTTGGCGGGCATTTACCCGGTGGGCATGAAGATAGCCGCAGATTACCACCAGAAAGGCCTGGGCAAGGCGTTGGGGTTTTTGGTGGGGGCGCTGGTGCTGGGCACGGCATTTCCGCATTTACTCAAGGCCCTCACGCAGGGGTTGGAATGGCGCTTCGTAATTGTGGCAACTTCAGTCTTGGCCGTGTTGGGTGGGGTGGGTTTGTTTGCGCTGGTGCCCGACGGGCCTTTCAGAACCCGAAGCCAGCAGCCAGATTTCAAGGCCTTCTTCCAGATTTTCAGGCAGCCAGATTTCAGGTCGGCGGCCTTTGGGTACTTTGGGCACATGTGGGAGCTGTATACCTTCTGGGCCTTTGTGCCGGTTATCCTAACCTTGTATGGCAATGCCCACCCGCAGGAGACGCTGAACAACCCTTTGCTGTCTTTTCTCATTATAGGTATTGGAGCGGTTGCCTGCGTAATAGGCGGCTACCTTTCGGGTAGGATTGGGAGCGCGAAAACGGCGTTCGGGGCCTTGGCGGTTTCCTTGGGCTGTTGCCTGCTGTCGCCGTGGGTGGGGCAATTGCCGTTTGCCCTTTTTCTGGGGGTACTATTGGTATGGGGCTTTTCCGTGGTCATGGATTCCCCGCAGTTTTCTACCCTGGTGGCCCAGAACGCCCCGGCCCAGGCGAAGGGCACCGCCCTCACCATTGTCAATAGTTTGGGTTTTGCGCTCACCATTATCAGCATTCAGGTCTTGAGAAGCCTGCAGGCCATCCTGGAGCCAAGGTACTGGTTTCTGTTTCTGGCCATTGGTCCGTTGGTGGGCTTGCTGGCCATGCACCGCTTGCTAAAACCGAAGGCGTAA
- a CDS encoding Type 1 glutamine amidotransferase-like domain-containing protein, translated as MKRREFLLNTTLATVGVVAIGPVNLLAQKPTLTKKIFLTGGGYDPTTIKYLISLTGKENPKVCFLPTPVGDSEAYIQKWFAVAKTLPLQPYAQKVFISSEEQKVSFEETLLSMDAILVTGGNTLNAMTLWKAHGLDVILKKAWEKGILLTGPSAGAICWFEEGLSDSRPVDLSVVKGLGFLKGSNCPHYHTEKNRRPLYLKMMEEGKIRPGYACDETAGLYFENNTLKRVVSQNANDKAYFVSLKNGKAVETPLETALIS; from the coding sequence ATGAAAAGAAGAGAATTCCTCCTTAACACCACCTTAGCCACCGTGGGCGTGGTTGCTATAGGACCAGTAAACCTGTTGGCTCAAAAGCCAACCCTCACCAAAAAGATTTTTCTTACCGGTGGGGGTTATGACCCCACTACCATAAAGTACCTCATATCACTCACTGGTAAAGAAAACCCGAAAGTGTGTTTCTTGCCCACACCAGTGGGAGATAGTGAGGCCTATATTCAAAAGTGGTTTGCCGTAGCCAAAACATTACCACTTCAGCCATATGCCCAAAAAGTGTTCATCAGCTCTGAGGAACAGAAAGTGTCTTTTGAAGAAACGCTTTTGAGCATGGATGCCATTCTGGTGACAGGCGGAAATACCTTAAATGCCATGACTTTATGGAAAGCGCATGGCCTTGACGTGATTTTGAAAAAAGCCTGGGAGAAAGGTATCCTGCTAACCGGACCAAGCGCTGGTGCTATCTGTTGGTTTGAGGAAGGTTTATCTGATTCCAGACCTGTTGACCTGTCTGTCGTAAAGGGGCTGGGCTTTTTGAAAGGAAGTAACTGTCCGCACTATCATACAGAAAAAAACAGGAGGCCTTTGTATCTCAAAATGATGGAGGAAGGCAAGATACGTCCTGGGTACGCTTGTGATGAAACGGCAGGGCTGTATTTTGAAAATAATACCCTTAAAAGGGTGGTGTCTCAAAACGCAAATGATAAAGCGTATTTCGTAAGCCTTAAAAACGGAAAGGCTGTGGAGACACCTTTGGAAACTGCTTTAATAAGCTGA
- a CDS encoding cupin domain-containing protein — translation MQKVNLSQKLSLFTDHWNPRIVGELNGQHVKLAKLKGEFVWHHHELEDELFLVLEGTLKMEFRDKTVVLQEGEFLVVPRGVEHRPVAEEEVSILLFEPASTLNTGNQTDSNRTRTTLEHL, via the coding sequence ATGCAGAAAGTAAACCTCTCTCAGAAACTGTCTCTTTTCACCGACCACTGGAACCCCAGAATTGTGGGTGAGTTGAACGGGCAGCACGTAAAACTGGCCAAACTGAAAGGCGAATTTGTCTGGCATCATCATGAGCTGGAAGACGAGTTGTTTCTGGTGTTGGAGGGAACCCTTAAAATGGAATTCAGAGATAAGACGGTAGTGCTGCAAGAGGGTGAGTTTCTGGTGGTACCCAGAGGCGTAGAACATCGGCCCGTGGCCGAAGAGGAGGTAAGCATCTTGTTGTTTGAGCCCGCCAGCACCCTAAACACCGGCAACCAAACAGACAGCAACCGCACCCGTACCACGCTGGAGCATTTGTAA